From the genome of Aliarcobacter lanthieri:
GGAATGTTATCAAATCCTCTTAGAGAAAGATTTGGTATGCACTTTAGAATGCAATTTTATACACATGAAGAACTAGCAAAAATAATCAAAAAAGCTTCAATAAAACTAGGTATAACTTGCGAAGACAATTCTGCACTTGAAATGTCAAAAAGAAGTCGTGGAACACCAAGAGTTGCATTAAGATTATTAAGAAGAGTTCGAGATTTTTCTCAAGTTTCAGGAGAGAAATCAATAATTTTAAATACTTGTAAATATGCTTTAGATGAACTAGGAATAAATGAAAATGGATTTGATGAAATGGATATAAATCTACTTGAACTTCTTATTACAAATCGTGGTAAACCAATGGGACTATCAACTATTGCAGCAGCACTTAGTGAAGATGAAGGAACAATAGAAGATGCAATAGAACCATACCTACTGGCAAATGGATATATAGAAAGAACTGCTCGTGGAAGAGTAGCTAGTGTAAAAACATATGATATGTTTAGATTAACTCCACCAAAAATGAAATCAGATGAACAACAAGGAAATCTATTTTGAAGCCATCATACTTTTTAATAGCAATTGCTATTTTACTACTATTTTTTTTAGTTCAACTATTTGATCCATTTTTAAAACCTATTTTTGTAGCAATTCTTTTAACGATTGCTACGAATTCACTATTTATAAAAATAAATATTGTTATAAAGAATAATGCTGTTTCAACATCAATTTTAACTATACTTATGGCTTCACTATTCTTTTTACCAATGTTATATTGTATTATTTCATTTGCAACATTTTTTAATCAAGTAGATCAAAATGTTTTGATAAATAACTTAAATAATATCAAGAATTCGGCTATTGATATTTTAGCTGAGTTTAGTTTCTTAAATGATTTTACAAAAAATATAACTTCAAAAATAGATATAGGGAAAATCGTTCAAACATTAGTAAGTTTTAGTGCAGATTTAGGTAGAAATTCTGCAAAATTTATGATTGATATGGTTTTAATATTAGTATTTTTTCTATTTTTCACTCTTT
Proteins encoded in this window:
- the ruvB gene encoding Holliday junction branch migration DNA helicase RuvB, with the translated sequence MQRLVEVETVSFEEENNEQSLRPSSWDDYIGQEKIKKNLRVFIDASRKRNEALDHILFYGPPGLGKTTLSYLISNEMSSNIKVTAGPMIEKSGDLAAILTNLEEGDILFIDEIHRLSPAVEEILYPAMEDYRLDIIIGSGPAAQTVKIDLPRFTLIGATTRAGMLSNPLRERFGMHFRMQFYTHEELAKIIKKASIKLGITCEDNSALEMSKRSRGTPRVALRLLRRVRDFSQVSGEKSIILNTCKYALDELGINENGFDEMDINLLELLITNRGKPMGLSTIAAALSEDEGTIEDAIEPYLLANGYIERTARGRVASVKTYDMFRLTPPKMKSDEQQGNLF